From the Pediococcus acidilactici genome, the window GTCAAAAGCTTCAATACGGTGCCCTTCAGGAATTCCCAAGGCGTCGGTAATCTCCTTCATCGCTCCTACCGTCTTACTTTCGTCAAGTTCTAACAGGCGGAACTTTTCTTCGAGGGTGATTTGCGCATTTTCTCGTGCTAAATCCATTAAATCCCGTTTTTCACCGCGCTGAGGAGTACGCACCGGGACCCCGAGGATTTCGCTAATAATTTGGTTATCTAAGCCCTTAGGTACTAAAATTTCATTGGGGAGCACCTTATTTTTGTTGTTATAAAATTGCAAAATAAACGAAGAAAATTCGTCCGCCACATCCGAAGCAATCGGGAAAAGTCGCTTCTCACGCTTCATCAACCGAGATTGACGGATAAAGAAGATCTGAATGGATAACCATCCCTTATCCAGGTAAAAGTTGAAGAGGTCGCGGGGGGTACGGTCATTGGAAATGATTCGCTGTTTTTCTACGGTAACTTCAATATAGTGAATCTGATCCCGAATCTCGGCCGCCCGTTCAAATTCCATTGCTTCAGAGGCTTTTTGCATTTTGGCCTGTAACGCTTTTTTAACTTTAGCAACGTTACCCCGCAAGAAAGACTTAATTTTTGCAATTTGTTGGTCATACTCTTCTTTAGGAACCTCTTTAAAGCAAGCCCCAAGACATTGGCCCATGTGGTAATACAAACAAGGGCGTCCTTGATAACCGTTGCAACGCCGTAATGGATAAACCTTTTCCAAAAAGTGTAACGTTTCTTCTGCCGCGTAGACGTTAGGGTAAGGTCCAAAGTAGTAACCCCCGTCGCGTCGAACGTTAGACACAATTTGCATCCGGGGGTCCCGTTCATTCGTAATCTTGATATATGGGTACCCGGTCCCCTTTTTCAACTTAATGTTGTAGTATGGTTGATACTTTTTGATTAACGTAATTTCTAGTAAAAATGCTTCTTTATCACTAGCGGTGACAATGTAGTCGAAATCGGCAATTTCGCTGACTAATTTAGCTGTTTTACCTTCGTGGCTGCTTTTGAAGTACGAGCGCACCCGGTTTTTTAAATTTTTTGCTTTACCAACGTAGATAATTTGGCTATTTAAATTTTTCATCTGGTAACAACCGGGTTTGTCCGGTAACAAAGCTAGCTTGTGCTCAATATGCTCTGACGCCAAATCACTGCCTCCTAGTTTACATAATTACTCGTAACTCATAACATTATACTCTGATTTAACCATAATTATCAATCAAAAGGAACCATCTCTACTTTCACCCACTCCGCCAGCGAAAAAGCCCTCGCCGCGTTTATAAACCACGGTAAGGGCCTTTTAAAATCAGGCAGTTCCTTAATTTATTGCAAATTGATTTTGGAAAGAAAATCCTGCGCCCGACTAGTTTGGGGGTGCTTAAAGAAG encodes:
- the uvrC gene encoding excinuclease ABC subunit UvrC, with product MASEHIEHKLALLPDKPGCYQMKNLNSQIIYVGKAKNLKNRVRSYFKSSHEGKTAKLVSEIADFDYIVTASDKEAFLLEITLIKKYQPYYNIKLKKGTGYPYIKITNERDPRMQIVSNVRRDGGYYFGPYPNVYAAEETLHFLEKVYPLRRCNGYQGRPCLYYHMGQCLGACFKEVPKEEYDQQIAKIKSFLRGNVAKVKKALQAKMQKASEAMEFERAAEIRDQIHYIEVTVEKQRIISNDRTPRDLFNFYLDKGWLSIQIFFIRQSRLMKREKRLFPIASDVADEFSSFILQFYNNKNKVLPNEILVPKGLDNQIISEILGVPVRTPQRGEKRDLMDLARENAQITLEEKFRLLELDESKTVGAMKEITDALGIPEGHRIEAFDHSHIQGADLVSAMVVFTDGKPDKKMYRKFKLNTVDHADEAASTREVIRRRYVRLLKEHQSLPDLILMDGGDVQLNAARDVLVNELSLHIPVAGMVKNDKHKTADLIFGDQDQRVQLDPKSQGFYLVQRIQDEVHRFAITFHRQMHAKNSLSSQLDSINGVGPKTRNKLLREFGSLNKIRDAKIEEIEALGISAKVAKTIKISLSAVKR